Part of the Poecilia reticulata strain Guanapo linkage group LG2, Guppy_female_1.0+MT, whole genome shotgun sequence genome is shown below.
GACATTTCTGGTATAAATTCAACTTAATTGTCAAATTGCTCGTTCAGGTATCGACTATTAGCAATATAAGCTCCAACGACGCATTTCTTAGAATTCTGTACATTTGAATCCTGTTATGCATTTGCCTGATTTAGTGAAACACTAATggctaaaactgaaaaaaaaagaacattttattaatgcTTCTGTAGTGAAATCGGCTGTTGAAGTTGATGTTGCTGACggaataaattacttttttagtttaaaatcgGATTTCAGGAGgctttcttcttattttttcttaatcaaaCGTTGGTCATTGAAGCTTAGTTAGTTCCCTGCAGCCCCAGCTTACCTGAATTCATAATTTAGGATGAGTAGATACTRTCCTATRCTGCTGTCCTCTAAGCTTCACTCAGCTGTGTTATTAATTTTTTCCCTTAAACCTACATTTCCAATGATCTCAGCATTATCTGGCTGTTTGTCCACTGCTTTACTCAGCTTGTAAAAGGGAATCACCTCAGTTCAGACTTGATGTAGATGCCTTGCAAAGCCCTCAGCACATCTTCTGCTATTTCTGCTTCAACTCAAAACYTTCACAGAGAACTGATAATATCTCTGCCTCGGTTGCGAGACTGTTTGCAACCAAGTCRCCTTGCTTGTTCGAGAGTTTGCCGTCAATAATGAGTCAATACGTTTCCAATTTGCACCATTAGCTGAGGAAAGTGTCAAAATCAAAGCTTTGGGTTGAGAAAAAAGCCGACACGAGGATTTACTCAACTTTTCTGGCAGCCAttatgaaaatgtcaaaggACAATCGCATGCTAACAATTACTTCTCCTCTAGAACGTCATCCATACGGTGCTGTCCAGTGGCTGTGTGGGTCCAGACATAAAGCACAGCCTCTGTTACGGCCTTCTTCTCAAACACCTGAAGTCTTTAGAGATGCACTGGCTGCATCCAGACCTGACCGTGACCGAGCTGACACAGCGCTATGAACAGCAACACATCGAGGCCGAGTGGAGGTCAGTGACTGCTTCTATTTCTAGTTTTGTTTGGTGGAGATAAACTGATATAAACTGCAGATAGTGACTCAAATTTCctaacattaaatttttaacattattttttatgacatcATGGAATAGCTCTCATTTTCCATAATTCATATAAAAACTAAAGCTAGCTGCTGATTGACCAAATGTGCTTTAATaccgttttttttgttttgcttttttttctggacaaaCTTGCATgagataaaatatataatgcagaaaaatctggCCTGGATCTGGTAAGAATTGAAAACAGATCCTTGAATTTGCAGTTTATGATCAGCAagaataatttaacaaatttaaaaaaaataagatttcaaAGGCTTTGTTTGGGctctaaactaaaactaaagtaaGACCCTTACACTAGACTTACAAAAAACAGATACAAGTAAAGTGATCTAAaggctgaaaaacatttttaaaaaaggcctgtttttattttagaataattaCGCTAACTCAAACATGActaaatgagaaagaaaaactagcTTTGGTGTGATAAACTAATACAATAGGTAGTCATCTAAGTAGAAATcattataaaaacagttttatcaaaGTGTAAGCTTTTAACTTTTAGATCACATCGGTTTTATAATTCAAAGAAAMCCTGACAATCTATAAAAGTGRAATAAMatatttttttctatttgaaacCATATTGTTTAtagttactttaaaaatgtctgtgcaGTGAATGCAAGTCAAATTTCTTGGTTGTGAGCAGAAATTTGGccaataaagctgattctgatgCTGAAAAATGCAGATCTGGTAAATCAGTTTGGCTCAAAAACCAGTTGAAACATATCAGctctaaatgtaactttttgcgCTGGTTTCAtgtggtttctttttcttatttgcacCACCACTACTAAAGTTAGGTGCAcccatattttcacatttaacttcagttttaaagtatttcactttaaaaacaaaaatctctttcCATATATACAGTGTTGACTTCCATGTGTTTAATCTAGTGAACATAAGTTCTTATGTGTTGTACAAGACAGGGAACTTATTGAAGAGTGTTTAAAGTGCTTCAGTGACAGgaaatttaaactttaagtaaatgaatgaaataaaaggaaatcgAAATCATAAGTGTATGTGCGATTTAAGTGAACATTTGACAAATTATTGTTTGTGCACATAGATATATGCGCTCAATGAGCCCTGAGCCCTTCATGATCTCTGATTGAGTTACACAACAATATGGGCTTGCACTCTAGAGTCCTGCATATTCTATTTCCGATTAGCTAATTATGATGTTTGTCTGTACAGATATGACCTGAGGATCAGATACATTCCGTCAGACTTCTTGGAGACCTTTATGGATGACAGAACAACCATGCTCTACTTTTACCAACAGGTCAAATATCTACAGATGTCCACCTTTAAAGAATTTCCAGATTACTTTTTAAGTTATAGGAAATTCATTAAACATCAGGGTTAAACTAAGATCCTGCTAAAAATGTttggtaaatataaaaaaaaaaagctgtttgttttcgACAGGTACGAAGTGATTACATGCATAATTATGCCTCCAAAGTCAGCGATGGGATGGCCTTACAGCTTGGTTGTCTGGAGATCAGGTAAAGAACGGCTGATGTTTCATCGAGGCTTAAAGAAGAAGACGGCAAAGTCGTGTTGGTACTGACATATAAATCCTGGTGTTGTTGCTGCAGGAGGTTYTACAAGGACATGAATCCAAATGGACTGGAGAAAAAGTCCAACTTTGAACTGCTGGAGTAAGTAAAGTCTTTACGGTCTTTCAGGAAAATAGTGTTCAAGCCGCTTGATCGAAGCATAAAATTGTAGCTCTAAAAACACCAATATTTATTCACTCCACTCTTTAGGAAAGACGTAGGGCTGGACCTGTTCTTTCCCAGAGAGCTCATAGACAGCATGAAGGTACAGTCACCTCCAGACCACGTGTCGTTTTGTTCTCGCCACTGATTCGTCAGCGAATGATGCCGTCTGTCTGTGTGGTCGCGTAACAGCCCAAGCAGCTGCGTCGGCTGATCCAGCAGACCTTTCAGAGCTACTCGACGTTTCAGCAGGACCAGTGCATGGCGAAGTTCTTCACCACGTTGTCTCAGTGCTACAGCATCACTGAGGAGAGCTAYGGCTGCCAGCTGGTGGTGAGCCGTCTTGTGGCGTCATGTATTAATCAATCTGGGCAACCTGGAACATCTGGGTGTCCCTCAAAATCGTAAACATAAGACATACTTTCTCAAAGCAATGAATGAGTTTTATGTTGCATGTACTGAGAGATATGGAAGGTGTTTGCCTtttagaaaaagcagaaaagtgcTATTTAACATGCAGAACCTTTCTGTGTTCTGCTTTTCTGTAGCACGGCTGGAATCTATCTATAGACCTGGTCATAGGAGCCGGAGGGATCAGTCAACAAACGGATAACTCAAAAGTGAGTGGAAATCTTTTCATCTTCCAGTTTATTAATCATACCAGTTGATTTCTTcaattattttagcaaaaaaatattctaaaaagtgaaatatttctccACTTGAGYTGTGGATCCCTGTAGCTCCTCCTGAGTATGTGATAtttgctttaattgtttttctctaaTCTACTTTACTTATAGTCTGCAACAGGGAAATGTTGCTCAGACTTATTTTGGTTTGGTCAAAGGGTCACAGTCAGAACAACATCTAAGAGGTAAAGGGTGGAGTGAAAAttcttaaaatgcattttcaggCTATTTATCtccataaatcataaaaaaaaaaaagaaccagaaataagaaaaaaggaagTGGGTTGGGTTGTAATGGCAACAGGTGGGTGTGAAGTTGGGGTTTAAATAGTCAAGGTATAAACTTTAGCTCTTTATTGCTTCACCTTAACCAGCAGTTCCAAAGTACATCAGCGTTAATCACAAACACTGTCTRTTTCGCAGCCCGTCTGTCTGGCCAAGTTCTCTGACGTTCGCAGCATCTCCAGCACCGCTGAGCCTGACGGCCGCGCTCTCCTCACCGTGCACATAGAGGGATCCAAACAGGTAGCACTTCACTTCCCGACTCAGCAGTTTCACAATTAGAGTAGCAGGAGAAAGTCGTGCGATGACGGGCGTAACGCAAAGCACTCACATCCTTCTCAATGCTTTTGTGCATGCAAACATACTACATGTAGTTCTTCTCTGCAACTAAATAAATGCATCTCTTTCTCTGGTTTGAGCCAGTTCCTCATGTATTAGCATGCTTATCTAATGACTGCTCAATAGCTAACCAGGAGACACTGACACAGTCAGTTTCTCTAAGCAAAGCTTAGAGAAACAGGAGCTGAAACATACTTAGGATTGGTCAGTGTAGGGTTATTCTGAGATCCATgaatcagaaacaaaatatatcCTCCTGGTAAACTAGAAAACACAAGTTTTATCTAAGAATAACGGGACCTTGAAGGGTCAACAGCCTTACAGAGGTGTCAMTGGTACAACAATTAAGATTCATGAGTAATTTTGCccaagaactttttttttttttatgtctaattTGACCAAAAAGACCAGCATGGTTCCACTTTTGGACCACAACCTACATCCTCCAGTCATATAAAAACTTTTGTTGTTCTGGGAGTGCCAAGCCAAGCTTCTCCTTTTCTTCATATTTCCTTTGCATCCTGATGTGGCTTCTGAGTTGCACTATTTTTGTGGCTTTCAAACCCCAACATCTTCACCTAAAGCAGATTATCTTGTGCTTTCAACTCCGCAGCCGCTTGCAGTGAACATTTCCTCCCTGGCCGTAGCAGAGAACATGGCCGACCTGATCGATGGCTACTGCCGACTGGAAGGAAAAGCCGAGAAATCGCTCATGATCAGACCTAACAAAGGTACGATCACAGTATGTCGCAGGGCAAAATCACTGTggtatacaaataaaaaaaagcaaaaatgaacataaaaaaaaagaagtcccCCAAAAAAAGAAGTCCCGCTTTACAACCTTGACGTCACTAAGTCATAATGAAAGTGCTGTATTTGGTTTTCACAGGAAGAGACACAAGGCTAAAGCTTCCTGACATACCTCAAAGGTGACTATTATGGGTcaagtttcaaaaatgttcatgacactgaaacgtttttttttttttttttctgtaaatacgccaaaagcaaaaactgtgtAGGTGttgggtttatttttgcttcctcttttcctctgtattttatttgacattttctttcatgttcctctctgtttgaaaaaaaaaatgtcattcaaGCATTACTCGCAACCGACTTCTTTTTACAACAGCTGCATTAAtgttatttccatttttgaacGCCAAAACAAGATTTTCTCTACATTTCATTCCAGAGCTGGTCCCTCCGGCCCAGACAGAGGTCCAAGTAAGTCAATATCTTCATTTATAAACTTAACAGACTCTCACGTCTCGAGTTTTTAYTTGCATCTCACTATTCTAACTACATTTAGAAAGGTTTTAATTGAGGAATAAATGCTGGACGTaactgctgttttaaaatgtttgggKTTTTTTCACTTAACCTTTAGGTTCGGATATTTATGCAGAGATCCCAGAACAGACCGCAAAGTATGATGGTGagtaataattcattttaaattaggCAAATAATGCAGCATTGTTCTCAGACAATCACAAAGTGCTTCGTAATGACTGAgcgtaaaaataaaaacaatgaaaaaaagaaatgaataaataaagaaaatgccattatataaaaaaaatcttagggAAAACGATGTTTAAATTTGTGATATAAGACGCTCATAAAAATGTGACAGCAGCCGAGTCAAGCAACGCTGGAGACCAACTGAGATKTATCTGGTGGGGGGACCAAGCAAGAATAGGTTGAACAAAATTCTCAAAAGGTCGCTTGAGGTAAACAAGTCTCCATGACGACCATTAGATGCTATCTACAAGCRCGTCTTAATAAACTAGAGACACAATCTCAAAACTATTTCTGTAGTTCAAAGCGCGTAAAGCACAGCGGTCCAACCGTCTTCACAGTGAGCCgcctgaaagcagcagcaggcttCATGCATACCATCATATTAYGCTACTGTAATTCATTTGCTTTAGCTGTGGATGTTTTTCCAAGGGGCTCCAAGTGTGAAAGGCATTGGGTAGCACAGCTACATCTTTATGGTTCTTCTGGATAATCTTATTGAATcctcagaaatttctttcttccatatttttttctttttgtgctcaGACAAACATCGGATCTCCAGAGATGACATCGTTGTAGGTCGGATCCTCGGCGAGGGTTTTTTTGGTGAAGTCCAAGAGGGAGTTTACAAAAGTCCAGTGAGTTTGTCTTGGTTTAAGGTTCTTTCATATGTTGCTATTAGGTCAGGGtgataaatcaattttattgattaattaaaatttWggtttttgaagatttaattttagaaGCTTTAATGGCGTGGGTTTCCGTAGTTCATAGTGATGTCAGCATGTYAAAGGTccaccatcttgtttgacaGCTTCTAATTagttggactttgaattcaggtaaCTCTATGAAGAAACATAAAGGTCAGGCTATTTTTTtagaagaataaagtcataatgtaacaatgaagtcaaaataatacaaaaaaaagttgtatttgaAGAATTAAGTactaattttacaaaaaaagaaaaaaaatactccagCTCGTTTCTcattaaagcaactttttttcttattKTGTTTTGTTACACTCATGTAGCCTGATCCTAATATTAAATCATATAACTCAAARAAGGAATGATGGAagtaaaagccactttttgaaaatattttcagtcatttgtaatttctttttttttttWAAARAAASMaacacaaaaaaaaaaaaaatcagagatttGATCTTTAAGCCAAATCGCCCAGCCATAGTTGCCACTGTACGTACTTTTCTATCAGCAGTAAACTCACCCTAATCTCCACACTGCCTCAACTGCACTGTAAGTCTTTCTAYAAAAACACTGAATGAGTTGCTATGGCGATGACGTGTGTTTGCAGAGYGGAGAGAGAACCCGCGTGGCGATCAAAACATGCAAAGACTGCTCGGCGGATGTGAAGGAGAAGTTTCTAAGTGAAGCTGGTGAGTGCTTGGCTGCTGCAGTGATTGTTTCTTGCTCAGACCCATTCAGAGAGATTCTGCATTACTCACGTCTCGACCTTTCTTCGTGTCaacactgatgatgatgatgatgctgatgatgatgatgatgatgatgatgatgatgatgatgatgatgatgatgatgatgatgtgacCGAAACATTAGCAACCTTATTATGTTGcttttaatagaaaacactTCATGGAggtgtttattttgcagaaacgttattttttaaaagaataggTGAAACGAAACATTGCCTGTCGCTTGTTTGGACGCTACGTGTTCTTGATCAGAGCGACGTTCCtctgacttcctgttgtctgctTGTGGCTTTGTGAAACAGGCTTATATAGAAACCACAGCTCCAGTGGGGAAAATCTAAACAGGCTTCTTTCAGGCTTTAATTTAGGCtagtgtgtttaaaaaaaatgatggcaACACCTTTGTTTAATTTAGAGCAAACTGAATTTGATTCATGATGATTTGATGCAAAATGTCATACGCATCTTGATTTTTAATTGCAGAAAGTGTGACAGTTGTTTAACATTTCACAATTACGCCATGTTTGgtactttgtgttgattctaTYgcataaaattccaataaaatacattgttgtGGCTGTAATatagcaaaatgtgaaacatttKAAGCGGTTTGACTACTTTCACAGGAACCTCRAGTATAAGACTTTTATAGTTCTAGGTTAAAATCTATTGTCTGcatctcttttattttctggttttggtttctAGCTGTGGTTGTGACCGCTAGCTGTGAGCCTCATCATGCTATAAACTGCCAAGTGTTTCACTACCAACTAACACCAGGAACTTGTTGCTAAGTAGGTTAACAAGCACACTGTTGTATATGGTGYCCACCAAAACATTGGCTTTGAACTTGGTGGATAAACTGTTGCTGCCATAGGTTTACGTTTTggattatataaaaaaaaatcactattgTGCTTAGCTGTATAGATGTTCATTCGGACAAATACTGCATTTTTCTCGGTTAACATGACAAGTTCAGCTTTACTCTGGGCTTTGGCTGACACTCTGTAAACACAAGATATAATGAACCATCAACTATGTGTAgttcagtatttgcagattcaCCCAGAAAGTTGGGTGAACCTTCTGTTGGATGTatctccaaattatttgcagaaaatttgccGACTCGCTGAACTTTTttaaagagctaaaaaaaaattttaatgtagcttgggaagctgaaataactAGGCATAATGCTGCTTGATATGCTattagctgcagtttccaaagcagccaatccaggacaaccatttattttccttggcactgattggaTGCACCCTCAAATtcaattttaataatattttatggaTGTCAAAGAGAAATTAAGAGTGGAAATAAGGAAGAGTGttgatgttagcttctgtgttgatgttagcttctgtggtaaTGCTGAGATGTTTTCCACTATGTCAACGGTTaaaaaaagccaataaaaaaCACCGTAGGTAACATCTGTATTACAGATAGTTtacaaatgttatgttttattgatcTATGTTGATTCCTTTATTGCAGATCTCATGAAAAACCTGGACCACCCTCACATTGTGCGTCTCATCGGGGTCATTGAGGTCGATCCGGTCTGGATCGTCATGGAGCTCTACGAACATGGAGAGGTGTGGTTCTGAGTTCAGACTGTAAAGTTGTGATTAAAAGCAACACGAGCAGCTTCTCATGCATCTGGCCTGACTATCACAACCAGTACAGTTAGTCATTGTTATGCTCATGTGTCTGTTTATCTGCAAGCTGGGAAACTACCTTGTGGAGCAGCAGTACATCCTGACCACAGCACAGTTAACGCAGTACTGTCTACAAATCTGCAAAGCCTTGGCTTACCTAGAGGGACTCAGCATGGTACACAGGTAACATTGCTAAAGTGAACAAACAAGCAACTgaggctttttttaaatttgtgccTTACTTTTTCTATGTTGGTCAAAGTCCAGGGACTTTTAGTTAATCTCCATAACAACCACTAAAGTTCTGTATCTAAGACCATtcatggaaagttaagtggaaagaCAAGGTACACCAGCAACAGGGATAACTGTTGCTTTCTGTTCTTTCCATTTAAGCAACTCCAGAAATCTTTAAGCCACTTCAATATTTCTGGAATTTGATTTTTATCTCTTATCTTTCTAccactgtttgtgtttgcagagaTATTGCCGTTAGAAACATCCTGGTTGCATCCGCTGAATGCGTTAAGCTCGGAGATTTTGGACTGTCTCGCTACGTTGATGAACAAGAATATTATAAAGGTACATAAACGCAGCTGCCCTGtatgcatttatcttttttttttttttttttttataaatgtcagtaaaacacaatttaacttCCAGTGTATTTTTGGATCCTGTTCTCTATGTGCAGCTTCTGTCAGTCGATTACCGATCAAATGGATGGCTCCTGAATCCATCAACTTTAGACGCTTCACCTCAGCCAGCGACGTCTGGATGTTTGGTAATGAGAAAACACATCTTCCTACTAACCAATAGAGACTTCATGAAAAGtcttttttacacttttcattttaatttttaaaacctaTTTATGTAGACATGGTCTGTAAAAGGAAACCATGAAGCAAACCCTGAATGAAACTGAACCGAGTAAAATCAGCTCTGAATACTAAAACCATATGGGAGTCCATGTAAAACTCACTGAATCGAGCCTCTTTATGCTGACACTTCATATGTTAGgcttctcttcatttttttatggtCAGAGCAGTTCCTCCTAAAAACTCACCAGAAGAAGtcctattttaattttttatcgTTTGTTAAYACTCACCTAAAGTCTGCTCTCAAATCCTCCCCAGAAAATCTATGGGACTAGATTAGTGCTCATAGTCTCTGGCAACTTGGAAAGTTTCTAGATGAAGTTTCtctatttgtttttccatagTCAAACATCTGGTTAGTGTTTTAGAAACTGCATGTAAATTGTAAAGGATGCTACTGCTACTCAGCTACTGAGAAAATGGCTTCCAACAGAATTAGTGTGTCAACTTACACTAAAGAAAAACGTGCCCTGgtttaagaggaaaaaaagagccaGCTACTaagaaaaattattcaaaccTCTTCaaaactgtaagtttttataAGAGCATATTtgtaaagtagaaggaaaacagCACAATTTTCAGAATCTTGGCAAGTAAAAATTGAAAAGTGTCGCACACATTCAGACMGAGACACTTTTTCTACAAGATCATTTCAGAATACTTTGGTTCTGTGCATCATTTTGAATCTAAAAATAGAACGGCACAACCACAAACCCAGCAATAYACAGCTAGGTTTGTGGGGAACAAGAGCGTTTTTAGTGAAGCGGCCAAGAGGCCTGAGGCAATTCTGGAGGAGTTACCGGCTCCCAAAGCTCCAGAAGCAGATGGATAAAGATGATTAGAGTGACCAGAACTGAAGCAACATTTCTGTGAGATACGGACTMAAATCAAAAGTCAGAGATAATTACTTGATAAAGCTGATGCTCTTATTGAAGAAttttcaaaccaaatatttttagcCCATCGYCTGCTTTATGTCTTTCGATAATCTACCAGATTTAAACATTGACAAAGTCAACCATGGGTGTGTCTTcaacaggtgtgtgtgtttgggagaTCTTCTCGATGGCCCAGCAGCCTTTTTACTGGCTGGAGAACGGGCAGGTGATCAACCAGCTGGAGTCCGGGGTCCGGCTCCACAAACCCCAGCAGTGCCCTCCCCCCATCTACGGCCTGCTCACCCGCTGCTGGGCCTACGAGCCGCACAGCCGCCCCACCTTCAGGGACCTCGTCTTCTCCTTcaggtgcacacacacacacacacacacacacccacacacacacactcctccaaATGCCAGGCTTTTACTTCAGTCGCGGTTGGATTGTTTACACATGCTTGTTATTTGACAGTGAGATCCACAAGATGGAGCTGGAGCAGGAAACAGATGTTAGAAGAGTAAGGTCTCAGTCTTTCTCCTCCACGCGCACAGACCCTCCGCCAAAGGTACCARAAGTCAAACTGTTTCAACATGAGTTCATGTCGGTGTGAAACGTTGACTGAAACGGCAGCACTTATTGTTAACCTACTGTATATCGTGTGACAGAGCATTTAAATARGCCAAAGTTCTCACTTCTGATTCTGAATAGCTAGCAACTTTTCTCAAYTTGGTGCTGACAGTTTTAGAAATAGATTAAAAGTGATTGCACTGCCTAGAAGTTGCGTCTTCAATTTCCCTCTGAGTCATAaattctttgtttatttcaagAATTTGCTCAGATTGTTGTTGTATTAATGCTCTAATTTTCTTCTGTTCATATTAAACCAACTATGAAATACTCAGcattaattttctctttttctacttCTCCATCAGCCGTCCAGAACTCAAGGCAACACCCTCGCACGCATAAAGGTaaccaaaaagcagaaaattgatCTAAGAGTTGTGTGGTAAAAACCACAGTTAGACTAWAAGTAACCCAKATAGAAAcatactaaaagaaaaataacaatgcaAATAGAAAAAGTGCCAGAATGTGGCAAAAYATGAAACTAACACAAACTAATGTGGTGGGCTTAAAATACCTCCCTCAAAAAAATKGTGGCGTTTCATTTGCGTCCGTGCGCTTTTTAGGCTCCGGAGAAAGACAGCAGGATGTTGTGGGGGAAAGAGAGAGTGGAGGACACTTTACAGAGACAGAGGCGAGAGATGCTGATGGACAAACAGTGGCTGGAGCAGGAAGAGAGACAACTGGTGAGACACGTCACTCGCTCGCTCGCACCWAAACACGCACACCCTAACCTGAGCTGCTACCGACAAACTGGCTACCACACTGCCGCATTCAGTGACGCAGAACCATGTTGGTTTTCTTTGGCTCATAGGATCCTGTGGTGAGACAAGATTCACTAAccaaggtaatttttttttccaccacttTCTCTGACGTATTTAagtgtatattttaaataatagcaACCCAGTTCTGCTCATATATTTACATGCACTCATCAggaaatgtaatattaatggtaaaatttgacctttttttttttttagcagtttataaaacagaaccagataaAAAAAGTGTGGAAGTTTGAATTCATTCTGGATTTTCTACACAAGGTGTATTTTTATAACTTATAAGTttataagggggaaaaaaatgtagatcATGAGTATTTTGAACTATAGGttcatatatattcatataaagTTTAACCAAATATTAATCAGGGTGTAGTATGACTTTATTTGACCATGTGTGAATAAGACAGTCCTAAAGTAAGTTGGGTCATCCTTGTGTTGGTAAAAGTTGGTTTGGCTCGCATCATAAGAGCTGAGCCAACAAACAACTTTGTTggctcagatttatttttttattacagaaatataACTCATCAaatttcctgcttttctttttttttatctacagcCTCCTGAACAAAGCCCAGCAAATGGTGAGTCCTGGGCATGTTCATTTATTGAGAGAACAGAAAATCACCAAGCTGCTTCTCTCCATTGTTAATTTAACCAGGACTGGTTTTTGGTCGCACAAGGGTTCCGCTCTCAGAAAAGAGAGTCTCGATCATACGGTCCTTACGGGTTTTTACACAAGTCATGACGTCAAAGCTCAATGACCAGGTCATCTGATCTCTCGC
Proteins encoded:
- the LOC103475221 gene encoding protein-tyrosine kinase 2-beta-like, translating into MSGDVNTLTWRSMSPTSPTDSSYMSPXTHVGRDSIFPVKIIKVCFLSNSSNLGKNFKLVRCEEGWTIKNVIHTVLSSGCVGPDIKHSLCYGLLLKHLKSLEMHWLHPDLTVTELTQRYEQQHIEAEWRYDLRIRYIPSDFLETFMDDRTTMLYFYQQVRSDYMHNYASKVSDGMALQLGCLEIRRFYKDMNPNGLEKKSNFELLEKDVGLDLFFPRELIDSMKPKQLRRLIQQTFQSYSTFQQDQCMAKFFTTLSQCYSITEESYGCQLVHGWNLSIDLVIGAGGISQQTDNSKPVCLAKFSDVRSISSTAEPDGRALLTVHIEGSKQPLAVNISSLAVAENMADLIDGYCRLEGKAEKSLMIRPNKGRDTRLKLPDIPQRAGPSGPDRGPSSDIYAEIPEQTAKYDDKHRISRDDIVVGRILGEGFFGEVQEGVYKSPSGERTRVAIKTCKDCSADVKEKFLSEADLMKNLDHPHIVRLIGVIEVDPVWIVMELYEHGELGNYLVEQQYILTTAQLTQYCLQICKALAYLEGLSMVHRDIAVRNILVASAECVKLGDFGLSRYVDEQEYYKASVSRLPIKWMAPESINFRRFTSASDVWMFGVCVWEIFSMAQQPFYWLENGQVINQLESGVRLHKPQQCPPPIYGLLTRCWAYEPHSRPTFRDLVFSFSEIHKMELEQETDVRRVRSQSFSSTRTDPPPKPSRTQGNTLARIKAPEKDSRMLWGKERVEDTLQRQRREMLMDKQWLEQEERQLDPVVRQDSLTKPPEQSPANGPPEKPSMPPTASQTRPTAELDRSGDEVYTGVMAMVKQVVQLKNEVNTLPASEYPTAVKAVGITLRSLIQSVDEILPSLHSSVTTEIEGTKKLLNKDLGELINKMRLAQQNSVTSLKEECQKQMLAAAHTLALDSKNLLDAVDQARVRANLAKPKPSSQDAGGGEPDE